Proteins encoded together in one Bradyrhizobium sp. CB82 window:
- a CDS encoding Dyp-type peroxidase domain-containing protein has translation MVSAAHVKESRTTHIHSAIAIAFSFSGLTRLGCMETREHPFPTPFRSGMGSDVRALLLRDNPRKWRWADVDGDGIARGPVHVLIAEWTEKDAESPISDVDEKVFCVIRVENDPCSFRKIEGETEEKLHEAFGFRDGLAQPVIQGLRQDDGVGLSKAKAEAGPLYEDRVVSPGEFILGYRNEYDELAYCPNVEGWTESGRAKHPGGRFALNGSYLAVRQIEQDVAAFDAFRALHGKEVCEKMMGRQVTGLPLGWDPNKPMSDSKADAFRFRVEDANGFTCPKGSHIRRVNPRDTLGVDVQSSIKSTKLHRLLRRGRPYREESNGETRKGIFFIACNADLERQFEFIQQRWVRNPSFVNLHADDPFVGSSDPKTFPKSFSMPGLASGEEVSLATFTATLGGGYFFLPGIAALNFIVGNESALKSAASEVAEAAVS, from the coding sequence GTGGTCAGTGCCGCGCACGTCAAGGAATCACGAACGACGCACATCCATAGCGCCATAGCGATCGCGTTCAGCTTTTCGGGGCTCACCAGGCTCGGATGCATGGAAACCAGAGAGCATCCGTTTCCAACTCCGTTCCGCAGTGGCATGGGCAGCGACGTACGCGCGTTGCTGTTGAGGGACAACCCCCGCAAATGGCGCTGGGCCGACGTTGATGGTGATGGTATCGCCCGCGGTCCCGTGCATGTCCTGATTGCCGAGTGGACGGAGAAAGACGCCGAGTCCCCCATTTCGGATGTGGATGAGAAGGTGTTCTGCGTCATCAGGGTCGAGAACGACCCTTGTTCATTCCGGAAAATAGAAGGCGAAACGGAAGAGAAACTGCACGAGGCATTCGGATTCCGCGATGGCCTCGCGCAGCCCGTGATCCAGGGGCTGAGGCAAGACGACGGCGTCGGACTGAGCAAGGCGAAGGCTGAGGCCGGTCCCTTGTACGAGGATCGCGTCGTCTCGCCTGGAGAGTTCATTCTTGGCTATCGCAACGAATACGACGAGCTCGCCTACTGCCCGAACGTGGAGGGGTGGACCGAATCGGGCCGCGCCAAGCATCCCGGCGGCCGCTTTGCCCTGAACGGGAGCTATTTGGCGGTGCGCCAGATCGAGCAGGACGTAGCGGCGTTCGATGCCTTTCGAGCGTTGCACGGTAAAGAGGTCTGCGAAAAGATGATGGGCCGCCAGGTCACTGGCTTGCCGCTCGGGTGGGACCCGAATAAGCCAATGTCGGATTCGAAAGCCGACGCATTTCGGTTTCGTGTCGAGGACGCCAATGGTTTCACGTGCCCGAAAGGATCCCACATTCGCCGGGTGAACCCGAGAGACACGCTGGGCGTCGATGTGCAATCGAGCATCAAGTCGACCAAGCTGCACAGGTTGCTACGCCGCGGCCGGCCGTATCGCGAGGAGAGCAATGGCGAAACGCGCAAAGGCATCTTCTTCATCGCCTGCAATGCGGATCTCGAACGGCAGTTCGAGTTCATCCAGCAGCGCTGGGTGCGAAACCCGAGTTTCGTGAACCTCCACGCGGACGATCCGTTCGTGGGGTCGTCCGATCCCAAGACCTTCCCCAAGTCTTTCTCCATGCCGGGCTTGGCGAGCGGTGAAGAGGTTTCCCTGGCGACCTTCACGGCCACTCTGGGAGGAGGCTACTTCTTCCTGCCTGGAATTGCGGCGCTCAATTTCATCGTCGGGAATGAGAGCGCTTTGAAGTCCGCGGCATCGGAGGTGGCTGAAGCCGCAGTGTCTTGA
- a CDS encoding cytochrome P450, with amino-acid sequence MKNSTYIPDALPPGVRSISYGIFCWANRHPGALRAIGKVLRRWPFVGGWLGMPARASAVKAVLTRPNSFSNTAHAANLSAGDYLIGMDPGPTYSADKILLDDRLAILKETLPAAADKAVQDYVEALGRLGTNKSFDLIEDYLMWIVFRAMYPLFGAATDRVAAGAGGSLTDPGLKRQYLLEIRYVAGQLLAGSSATLRVQRRAELNADALMSRIAGVRTDIQSAWGLPGPDNIERNAVGLAWISHPVTVQSGALAVQELLDRPKVHKALRDEARRLKQLDPDAVWQNADFRERVRNHVLELLRFRPIFPLLARDVPRDTEFETGARHNATCPAGGKMAIWSIAALFDSDVVKDSNKFCPARDWGKDEDLRWLMFGYGTRQCPAMVYAVEILTSALIGLLILPELQLAKSEGKAITYDGPLMSRMRVSFV; translated from the coding sequence ATGAAAAACTCGACTTATATTCCCGATGCCTTGCCGCCAGGAGTTCGCAGCATCTCCTACGGGATCTTTTGTTGGGCCAATCGCCATCCGGGCGCTTTGCGCGCGATCGGAAAGGTGCTTCGGCGCTGGCCGTTCGTCGGCGGCTGGTTGGGAATGCCGGCGCGCGCGAGCGCTGTCAAAGCGGTGCTGACAAGGCCGAACAGTTTCTCGAACACGGCGCACGCGGCCAACCTGTCGGCTGGTGATTATCTGATCGGCATGGATCCCGGCCCCACCTACAGCGCCGACAAGATCTTGCTGGATGATCGGCTGGCTATCCTGAAAGAGACATTGCCGGCTGCAGCCGACAAGGCGGTCCAGGACTACGTTGAGGCACTCGGGCGGCTCGGGACGAACAAGTCGTTCGATCTCATCGAGGATTACCTGATGTGGATCGTGTTTCGCGCCATGTATCCCCTGTTCGGGGCGGCCACGGACAGGGTGGCGGCGGGCGCAGGCGGCAGCCTCACTGACCCCGGACTGAAACGGCAATATCTCCTCGAGATCCGCTACGTGGCGGGACAGTTGCTGGCCGGCAGTTCGGCGACGTTGAGGGTGCAGCGACGGGCTGAGCTCAACGCGGATGCACTGATGTCGCGCATCGCAGGCGTCAGGACCGACATTCAAAGCGCATGGGGCCTGCCGGGTCCGGACAACATCGAACGCAACGCAGTCGGACTTGCCTGGATCTCGCATCCGGTGACGGTGCAGTCGGGAGCGCTTGCCGTGCAGGAGCTTCTGGACCGGCCCAAGGTTCACAAGGCTTTGCGAGACGAGGCGCGGCGGCTCAAGCAGCTTGACCCGGACGCGGTTTGGCAGAACGCCGACTTCCGCGAGCGGGTGCGCAACCACGTGCTCGAGCTGCTGCGATTCCGGCCGATCTTTCCGCTGCTCGCGCGCGATGTGCCGCGCGACACGGAATTCGAGACGGGCGCACGGCACAATGCAACGTGCCCCGCCGGCGGAAAGATGGCGATCTGGTCGATTGCGGCCTTGTTTGATTCCGACGTTGTGAAGGATAGCAACAAATTCTGCCCCGCGCGCGACTGGGGCAAGGACGAGGATCTGCGGTGGCTGATGTTCGGCTACGGCACGCGCCAGTGTCCCGCCATGGTTTATGCGGTCGAGATCCTGACCAGCGCGCTGATCGGCCTGTTGATCCTTCCCGAGCTGCAACTGGCAAAGAGCGAGGGCAAGGCCATCACCTACGACGGACCACTGATGTCGCGCATGCGCGTGAGTTTCGTTTAG
- a CDS encoding tetratricopeptide repeat protein, translating into MVMAAHQARLMHFHALGRYSEADAEGRVLLADYAYELADHRVQPGWAAIPIINLYAFYASTLWRLGDYEAGHELCALAYEILSSVNHPYSRLLVDTVQAQIWVESGELDRAEALMRRAMQQCLTHNVPTMLAACTGVLGNALARNGKASEAIPLLEKGFVERIYDAAGPYGRTFMRVALGVAYRNLGRLDDAIRVGRKAVEQAGEEYGHRTEALCELAETLRQAGDGPAAEACFTQTSEAARHLGMPYYQKRATAALATRQEDWHPA; encoded by the coding sequence ATGGTGATGGCGGCGCATCAGGCGCGCCTCATGCATTTCCATGCTCTCGGGCGGTATTCGGAGGCGGATGCCGAGGGTCGTGTCCTGCTGGCCGACTATGCCTACGAACTCGCTGACCATCGTGTCCAGCCCGGATGGGCGGCGATTCCGATCATCAACCTCTACGCGTTCTATGCCAGCACGCTGTGGCGGCTGGGTGATTACGAAGCCGGACACGAACTCTGCGCTCTGGCCTACGAGATTCTCTCAAGCGTCAACCATCCCTATTCGCGTCTGTTGGTCGATACCGTCCAGGCGCAAATCTGGGTCGAGAGCGGGGAGCTCGACCGGGCGGAGGCCCTGATGCGGCGGGCCATGCAGCAATGCCTGACCCACAACGTGCCGACGATGCTGGCCGCCTGCACGGGGGTGCTCGGGAATGCGCTTGCCCGCAATGGCAAGGCTTCTGAAGCGATACCGCTGCTCGAAAAGGGATTCGTCGAGCGCATCTACGATGCGGCCGGTCCTTACGGCCGGACCTTCATGCGGGTGGCGCTTGGTGTCGCCTATCGCAACCTTGGACGGCTGGACGATGCGATCCGCGTCGGACGCAAGGCCGTGGAGCAAGCGGGCGAAGAATACGGGCACCGGACCGAAGCCCTTTGCGAGCTGGCCGAAACGCTGCGGCAAGCGGGCGACGGGCCGGCGGCCGAAGCTTGCTTCACGCAGACCTCCGAGGCGGCGCGTCATCTCGGCATGCCCTACTACCAGAAGCGGGCCACTGCAGCGCTTGCAACGCGACAAGAGGATTGGCACCCAGCATGA